Proteins encoded by one window of Chiroxiphia lanceolata isolate bChiLan1 chromosome 26, bChiLan1.pri, whole genome shotgun sequence:
- the PSMB3 gene encoding proteasome subunit beta type-3: MSIMSYNGGAVMAMKGKGCVAIAADRRFGIQAQTVTTDFQKIFPMGERLYIGLAGLATDVQTVAQRLKFRLNLYELKEGRQIKPQTFMSMVSNLLYERRFGPYYTEPVIAGLDPVTHEPFICSLDLIGCPMVTDDFVVSGTCSEQMYGMCESLWEPDMEPDHLFETISQAMLNAVDRDAISGMGVVVHIIEKDKITTRTLKARMD, encoded by the exons ATG TCGATTATGTCCTATAACGGCGGGGCCGTCATGGCCATGAAGGGCAAGGGCTGCGTGGCCATCGCCGCCGACCGGCGCTTCGGGATCCAGGCGCAGACCGTCACCACCGACTTCCAGAAGATCTTCCCCATGGGAGAAAGGCTCTACATcgggctggcagggctggccaCCGACGTGCAGACGGT CGCCCAGAGGCTGAAGTTCAGGCTGAATCTCTACgagctgaaggagggaaggCAGATCAAACCCCAGACTTTTATGAGCATGGTTTCCAACCTGCTCTACGAGAGACG GTTTGGCCCCTATTACACAGAGCCCGTGATTGCTGGGCTGGACCCCGTGACACACGAGCCCTTCATCTGCTCCCTGGACCTCATCGGCTGCCCCATGGTCACCGACGACTTCGTGGTCAGCGGCACCTGCTCCGAGCAGATGTACGGGATGTGCGAGTCCCTCTGGGAGCCAGACATG GAGCCCGACCACCTCTTCGAGACGATCTCCCAGGCCATGCTGAACGCCGTGGACAGAGATGCCATCTCTGGGATGGGGGTGGTGGTTCACATCAT AGAGAAAGACAAGATCACCACGAGGACCCTGAAGGCTCGCATGGACtag